Proteins encoded within one genomic window of bacterium:
- a CDS encoding HepT-like ribonuclease domain-containing protein, with translation MKIDLNEWIKVIQGYSSTKGEVIAVYLFGSILVSQDLTQVEDVDIAFFLEGGESVNTFTKAIELNTDLSQVLNFDKFDVVILNNAPLPFRYDIITKGRVIYSKDDELRREFEDLSTKKYFKFKPYLEHYDKYLESRLTRKGENMFNKEIVFQRANICESALKKLNKLKELPETIFLTDAQNIALAEHYLRISIDSLVDLATHIIAVKGLGRPGSSKDIINYLVQSEVIPQEFTRTTLKLIKLRDRLIHLYWEVESPEIYEVVQKELLNILSLLNYLLKYVEKESIPEEEIEIKAE, from the coding sequence ATGAAGATAGATTTAAATGAATGGATTAAAGTTATTCAAGGATATTCTTCAACAAAGGGTGAAGTCATCGCCGTTTATTTATTTGGCTCTATCTTAGTATCTCAAGACCTGACACAGGTTGAAGATGTAGATATTGCGTTTTTTCTTGAAGGTGGGGAGTCGGTTAATACCTTTACAAAGGCGATTGAATTAAACACCGACCTTTCTCAAGTGCTGAATTTCGATAAATTCGATGTGGTAATTTTAAATAATGCCCCATTACCATTTAGATATGATATTATTACGAAAGGCAGGGTTATCTATTCTAAAGATGATGAATTGCGGCGAGAATTTGAGGATTTATCAACAAAAAAATATTTTAAGTTTAAACCTTATTTAGAACATTACGATAAATATCTGGAATCACGATTAACCAGGAAAGGAGAAAATATGTTTAACAAAGAAATAGTTTTCCAACGAGCAAATATCTGTGAGAGTGCGTTAAAGAAATTAAATAAATTAAAAGAACTTCCAGAGACTATCTTTTTAACCGATGCCCAGAATATCGCCTTAGCCGAACATTACTTGCGAATAAGTATTGATTCATTAGTTGACCTTGCCACTCATATTATTGCGGTCAAAGGATTAGGAAGACCTGGCAGTTCTAAAGATATAATTAATTATTTAGTTCAATCTGAGGTAATACCCCAGGAATTTACCAGGACGACTTTGAAGTTGATAAAGTTACGCGATAGGCTAATTCATTTATACTGGGAAGTAGAATCTCCAGAAATATACGAGGTGGTGCAAAAGGAACTCTTGAATATTCTCAGTCTTCTTAATTACCTCTTAAAATATGTGGAAAAAGAATCAATCCCGGAAGAAGAGATTGAAATTAAGGCAGAATAA
- a CDS encoding four helix bundle protein encodes MVQQMCRAAVSIPANIAEGFKKLNYLPDFQSIWDISEEVSRMLIGLIKSIKSKIV; translated from the coding sequence TTGGTGCAACAGATGTGCAGAGCGGCTGTTTCTATTCCAGCAAATATTGCAGAAGGTTTTAAGAAACTTAATTATCTGCCAGATTTTCAATCCATTTGGGATATATCTGAAGAAGTGAGTAGGATGCTTATAGGTTTAATCAAATCAATTAAGAGTAAAATAGTATGA